One Candidatus Nitronauta litoralis genomic window, GCATCGACCAAAACCACCTACTCATTTTTTTTATGGGGACTTCCCTGAAAAGACAATTGTTCCGGGAAACTAGATTGCGTCTTCTCCCCTTTCACCTGTGCGAATACGAATCACATCCTCCAGGTTAGTAACAAAGATTTTTCCGTCACCAATCCTGCCGGTCTGGGCACCTTTCATTATCGTGTTGATTACATCATCCACCTGAGAATCCGGGATGATGATCTCCACCTTGATCTTTGGGAGAAAATCCACTACATATTCGGCTCCGCGGTACAATTCGGTGTGGCCCTTCTGTCGGCCAAACCCTTTCACCTCGCTGACAGTGATCCCCTTAATCCCAATTTCATTCAGCTTGTCTTTTACTTCATCCAGTTTGAAAGGCTTGATGATCGCTTCAACCTTCTTCATAAAATCGTACCTCACTTTCAGCATTGAGGATGATACCGGACCACCTCCGATCCGCTCTCTCCCCTGAGAAAAATCCTGTTTTATCCAGCATGGAGCCAGGGCCTACCTTGAGGATTTCCATTTGAAAAAAGAACAATACCAAATTTCACCCCCCTGAGGCTATCCTAAATCAAGCCTCGAGATGCATGACCTCCTCTCAGGTTACAATCTAATATACAATTATCATGCCAACCCGGAGCAAAACCATCCGGCACACAAAGCCATAAAGCCTTGTTTTTATTGAGTTTTAATTTTAACTGAATGGCCTGCCAAAACCACACATTCCAACAGATTTTGCTTATGCTCTATTTTTAATCAACAAAATAATTGCTGATCAAAATAATGGCATATCTCTAATCAACCGCTTCAGTTATTTGATTCAAAGCTTCGTCGAGCTCTTTTTGCTTTTGGGCCAGTAGGCGGTCATCCGCCTTTTTAGGAAGTGTGATGGGATGACCAAAATTCAGTGTGCATTTAGAAAAAGGCAGGGGAAGTACAAACCGGTCCCAGGAGTTGAATTCGTGCCTCGGACTTGCTCCGAACGTCATCGGGATCAAAGGGGCTCCTGTGATTCTGGATAATTGAACACTCCCGACCTGGGCAACATGACGAGGGCCACGTGAACCATCTGCCACCACCACAACCCGCTCATCCCTTTTCAACGCTTTTAGCAATTCCTTGGACGCCGCAAGGGTATTTTTATAAGACGACCCCCTCACAACTGTGTATCCCAATAGAACACCCAGCCGGGCCAATACTTCAGCATCCTGACTTGGACTGACCAGGATATTCCAGTCCTTACGTCCGCGAAAATAGAATAACAGAAAAAAAATCCGGCTGTGCCAATGCGTCATGATGTAACGGCCCGGAAGGTTTTCAAAGTATTCTTCGTTCTCCGGACTCAGGTTGGTGACCCGCAGTGTTCGACACCAGACCTGCAACAACAGGTAAGCAAGGTAGGGCAGGATGTATTTAATGAGGATTTGTTTCAAGTCCCATTTCCTTTGCCATATCAGCCGCTACCCGGTAGACCACCCCCGGTGTTCCAAGGGAATCCCGAACACCCGCCATACGGTTTCGTATCGTATTCCTGATTGTCGGATCTTTTAAAACCTTCAGGGCTTCGGTAGCCAGCCGTTCAGGTGTCACCTGTTCATTCAACAACTCGGGCGCCACCTCTTCTTCAGCAACAATATTAACCAGTCCAAACCATTTGATTTTTACGAGCCAACTTAACAAAGCATAAGAGACAGGATTGACACGATAAATAATCACTTGAGGACAAGTGAAGAGCGCAGCTTCCAAAGTAGCCGAACCCGATGCCAGAATTAAGATATCGCTGGCCTGCATAACCTCATAATTTTTTCCGGGAACCAGCAACACTTCCACAGGATAGGGTTCAATCCGGCGGCTAATTTCAGACTCATCGATTGTATCGGCAACGGGCAGGAGGAACTGGCAATCAGCAATTTCTTTTTTTATCAACACTGCTGCCTTCATCATGTCATCGAGCAAATAACGTATTTCACTTTTTCGACTGCCGGGAAGTAACCCGACAACGGGCGTTCCGGGCTTCAGGTTCAATTCATCTTGAGTCGCTTCAAGTGATTGCCGTGGCTTCACAAGGTCAACAAACGGATGTCCGAGAAATGCCACTGGCACGCCAGCACTTTTATAAATCTCCTCTTCAAAAGGGAGGACCACATACATTTTGGTTACATATTTTTTGATGCGGTGGATGCGCCCCGAACGGGAGGCCCATATTTGGGGTCCAATATAAAACAGCGCGGGGCAGTCAAATTGTTTACACACACCTGCGAGGATAAGGTTGAATGCAGGATAGTTGATCAGAATCGCAGCGCGGTAATCGCCCCGGGCAATGCGACGACGTAAATCAAAAAAAAGTGTGAGATGGCGAAACAGGGTACCAATCAATTCAACAAACCCGACCGCACCCAGACCTTCTATACCTGAAAGTATCTTGACACCGGCGGCTTTCATCGCCTGCCCACCAACACCCTCAAACTCAATGTTCAAATGTTTTTCCCTGAATGCCTTGACCAGTCCACCACCGTGCAAATCTCCTGAAGCCTCCCCGGCGATGATGAGCACGCGATTTGATTGGGAAGAGGTCAACAGGTACGCTCCGTCAAGTCAAATACATACGATGGAAAGTCCGGCAGCGTCCGCCATATCAACCACCTTTTTGCGGTTTATGAGCATCACCCGGCCTGCTTCCAGCGCAAGTGCAGACGCTTTTCCTTTGATCATCAGCTCAATAGTATGAGGACCGACGCCGGGCGCATCGAAACGATAATCCTGATTGGTCCGGCTCACTTTAACAACCGAACAACCCCCGTTTGAAAATTCGCATCCACGTTCGATCGCCTTATCGGTACCTTCAACAGCTTCCACGGCGATTACGGTTTCGTTTCGGACCACAATCGTCTGGCCAATTTCCTGATCCGCCATACTACGCGCGATTGGCATTCCAAACCTGATATCCGTCATGATTTTCTCGGAAGGTTGTTTACGGGTAATGACTCCCTTTTCCGGAAACAACTCCGGCACCAGCTCCTTCTGGTCAAGAACAGTTCCACCCAGTTCTTTAATTCGATCAATAACACTGAGCATGAAGGATTTATCCTGATGATTTTTTAACGCCTTTATAAATTTCAAGGCTTCCATATCCAGCATCTGGATGCGAAAGATCATGCTCTTTTCAATCTTTCCCATGATGACAATGCCCGTCACATCTTCATTCTTGAAAGCTTTAAGCATTTTGCCGGGTTGACCGATGTTGATATTGAAATTTTTCTCGACCAGAGGTTCCAGCAATTGGCTAATATCTTTGGTCAGGGAAATTGAAACGATCCGGATTCCCTGAGCTTTGGCCTTTTCCGCGAAATATACGGGAACCTCGCCGGCGCCGGCGATCAAACCTATGAGTTGAGCGCTGGATTCCATTTTTCTCTGGTTCTGATTGGGTGGCTATGGGATTGGGGAAATTGGCAACGGCTTCAGGCTAATTGCTGTTGTTCCTTGAATTGCTCCACAATCTTGAGTGCGATTTCAAGGGAATACAGTTCCCGGTCAACACTGGAGTGGCGCGGAGAGCCATTGCTTGCACAATCAATAAAATGCAGGATCTCATGTTTGAGCGGATTATCCTTGTGCACAAAAATCCGCTCAACCAGGGACTCTTGCTTGTAGCGCAGGGATCCCTTATTCATTTGGTGTTCGGATGATGACTGCCGGTGTACGTAAATCTCCTGATCCGTGTAGTCGAGTATGACATAGGAATCTTTAAGAGTAACGCACAGGGTACGTTCTTTATTTTGCGATGCGCGGCTTGCCAGAATGTTCGCAACTGTTCCGTTTTCAAATTGCAATTGAACATTCACCAGATCATCGCGATCTGAGAAAATCGACCGACCCATTACCTGGATACGGCTCACACGCGATTTGACAAGGTTAAGCACGATGTCGATGTCGTGAATCATGACATCCATCACGACACCGTCTTCAATATTCCTCTGTGGGAAAGGCCCGGTACGCTTGCATTCAACATACAGGGGCTCATCAACTATCTTGTGCAACTCCTGGACAGCACCATTGAAACGTTCTACATGGCCAATATGAAGCGTCAGGTTTTTTCCTTCCGCCAGCCGGAACAGTTCCTGCGCCTGGGCCAGGTCATGTGCACAAGGTTTTTCGAGCAGGACATGCACCCCTGCATCGAGAAACAATTTGGCCGTTGAAAAGTGCAAAACTGTTGGCACCGCAATAACAACCCCATCTACCTTGCCGATGGCATCTTCCGCTCTGGTCACAAATGGAACGTTGTAGCGTTTGCCGATTTCCTGAGCTCGCTGTTCATTGTTATCCGCCACAAGAGTCAACTCGGCAGCAGATTGTTCAGATAAAACACCGACGTGATATTCGCCCATTTTTCCGACGCCGATCACACCTATTCGAAAAGTTTTCATGATTATTTTATGATTCCACGGGAGGAGGCTTCGATAAAGTTCATAAGATAGCGGATTTCATAGGTATTTTCAATTTCCGACTTAATGCGTTCCACTGCCTGACTTGTGTTGAGGTCGTTGTCTTTCAAAATTGTGAAGGCTTTTTTTAAACCAGCACGAATCGGCGGTCGAAAATTCCGACGCCTCAAACCTACAGAATTGGTACTGACCAGCCGGAGAGGAACGCCTTCTACCAGTGAATAGGGCAATACATCCTGGCGGACCACCGAAAATCCACCAACCATACAATGAGCCCCAATGCGAACAAACTGATGAGCTCCCACCATTCCGGAAACAAAAGCATGTTCACCGATTTCAACATGGCCGGAAAGACCCGTCTGATTGACGATCACAACGTTGTCGGCAACTTTACAATCGTGGCCCAAATGGCTGTAAGCCATTAACATTACGTGCGATCCTACTTCAGTTGCTTTTCCCTCATACATTGAACGGTGAACCGTTACGTATTCCCGTATCACGGTCGACTCGCCCACGCGGACAGATGATTTAATGCTTTGATCAAAACCGGCCACCTGAGGCTCTCCCCCCAGTGAAGCCCCTTGAAAAATTCGACAGTTGGGCCCTATCTCCGTACCGGATTCGATGACAACATGAGACCCGATTTCACATCCCTGCCCAATACGCACACCCTTCCCAATAAGGGTAAAAGGGCCAACACTGACACCTTCGCCCAATTCTGCATCGGGGTGCACAATTGCCTGGGGATGAATATTCACTGTAGATAGAGAGATGGGAACTGGGACTTATCCGGCCTTTTTTTCCGGGAGAGCCCGCAAATGAGATTATTGAAAACTTTCAGTTTGCAGCAAAAGCGTTAAATGGAGTCCGGGTCTTTCATCATGGCCTGAAAAATTCCCTGGGTGACCAGGTTATCGTCAACAAAAGCCTGCCCCTGAAACCGGAACAGCTCCTTGCGTTGCTTGATCTTGACCATTTCCAGTCTAAGGGTATCACCTGGGACCACGGGCTTTCGAAACTTAACTTCATCAATGCCCATAAAAAGAACGATGGGATCACCATCAGGTTTCAGAATACGGCGCCCCAGAATACATCCCACTTGAGCCAGAGCTTCTACAATCAACACGCCGGGCATGACGTGGAATTGGGGGAAATGCCCCACAAAAAAAGGTTCATTGATCGTTACGTTCTTGATGCCTACGATCCGGGATTCATCATCGCATTCAATCACACGGTCAACCAGCAAAAATGGTGGTCGATGGGGAAGGTGTTTTTTGATGTCCTCAATGTCCAGCATTTGGGCCTCTCCTGAAGATTGCCATCCGAGGGTGGGCACCCCCAATAAGGGGGCCAAGGGGGGATTTACTTGTAACTCTTGTTGTACGCCGAGACAGCCGTCTTGGTAACATCCTGGGCATTGTCAAAATAAAACGTGGCGGCTTTTTCAATTATGAGTGTGAATTTCCTTTTTTTGCCCAGGTTTTTGATTACATCGAGCATGCGCTTTGTGATTTTAGCTGTGATTTCCTTTTCCATCTGAGAGAACTCTTCGTTCTTATCCTGGACATACCGTTCAAGGGATTTCTTCTCGTTAATGAAGTTTGCTTCTTTTTGTTTCTTCAACTCAGGGCTAAGAACAAAGCCCTGTTTATTGAGTTCTTCTAAAAGCTTTTTCACTTTTTCTTCACGTGCAGCGATAGTTTTCTGTTCCTTCTCGAACCTGCGATCAAAATCGGCCTTGATGCGTTTAAACTCATTGGTGTCCGCCACCGCCTTCTTTATATTGATAAACCCGATTTTCGGATCTTTTTCTTTTGCGGAAAAAGCCGGAGGAGTCACCGACAAAACCAGGCACATTGCCACAGTGGTCAAGAGGAATAGACGTTTCAACCCTTTCATAAAATCCAATCCCTTCAGTGATTATTTGTGGATGCGGTCGTAGGTTTTGGTCGCGATTTTCGTCAGGTCGGCTGCGGTATCGCTGTAAAACACGGCCTTCTTTTCAAGGATCATGGTGTATTTCCGCTCCTTGCCTATTTTTTTCAGAATTTCCAGCATTTTCCTCAAGATAGAATCCGTAATTTCTTTTTCTTTTCTCTGGAATTCCTCATTCTTGTCTTGAACGTAGCGCTCGAAGGATTTTTTTTCTTTCAAAAACCTTTCTTCTTTCCTGCGCTTTTCCGCATCCTTCAAAATAGTGCCCTGCTTATTGATGTCTTCCAGCATGGCCTTGATTTTGTTTTCTCTTTGAGTGATCAGCTTTTTCTCTTTCTGAAAGTGGGAGCGAAACTGTGTGAACACCCGTTTGAATTCCTTTGTGCCCGCTACCGCTTCCTGAATATCAATGAAGCCGACGCGAACTCCCGCAGCCTGCACGGGATTTCCGAGAGCAAGGATCAGGGCGACAATAGCGACCATACTCGCCAGAACTCTCGTTCCAGATAAAACAGTTCTTATTCCTGACATGGGACCTCGTAGATTTAACAGATTTTTTTAGAATGCGCTTCCTGCAGAGAAGTGGAATTCACCTGAGGATTCACCCGTGCGCTGATCAAGTTTGAAACCGTAGGCGACGCCGATCGGCCCAAAGGGACTTAGGAAACGGACACCTGCGCCAGTACTGTGACGCATCTCGCCGATATCAATCACTTCGGCAGTCCGGCTGATATCGAATCCGCTGCCATAAACATTACCGCGGTCGTAAAACCCAAACAACCGGAACTCATTTGTGATGGGATACTGAAGTTCCAGGTTAAACAATAAAGACTGGTCACCACCGAGCACGCTACCCACTGAGTTTCTCGGTCCTACCTCCTGAATAGTAAAACCACGTAGAGAGCTGGCACCTCCCATAAAATAGCGCTCAAATAGCGGCAATTCCTGGTTGTTATAACCATCGCCAATCTTGATTTCAGCGTGGGCAGCGAACACCAGTTTTTCTATAAGAGGGTAGTAATAGGACACTTCATAACTGGATTTAATGAAGTCCGAACCACCGAGAACACCGCCAGCCACATCAAAGCGTAGCACATGCCTCTGGCCATTTGAAGGGTTTAAAAAGTTGTCTCGGGTATCCCGGATCAATGTCGGCTGTATACGACTGGTCGTGAATGTACCGTTTCGGAAGTCGCTGCTGATATCAATCGCCTGAATATTAGTTACTTCAACTTCCTGGAACTGATAGGCCAGCCCAACCCAGTTATATTCCCCGAGCGATTTCCCGAACCTTAGCCCGGCACCTGTACTCAGCTGTTCAAAACTGAAGGAATTGGATTGTCGGCTAAATAAATCAACACCCAGGGAAATGGTGGAATCAAAAATCCTCGGATCGGTGAAGTTCAGATTGAAATTTGTGCGTCGAGACGAAAGATCCGTGGAAAAGTTTAGACGTTGTCCCCGACCAAACAGATTGTCCTGGGTGATTGAAGCGTTGAATATAAAATTCTCAACTGAACTGAAACCCGCTCCGAGCGACAGGGAACCGGTAGGCCGTTCGGTCACTGTCGTGTTGATATCGATCAGGTCCGATTCTTTACCTCGATGGGTATCAATTTTTACGTCTTCAAAAAACTGAAGGTTATTGATACGCTGTTTGGTGCGTTTCAAAGCCAGGCTGTCAAACAACTGTCCTTCCTGAATCCGGAATTCACGTCGGATCACGTTGTCGCGGGTCTTGGTATTTCCCGCTATATTGATTTCACCGACATAAACCTTGCGCCCCCGATTTACCTTAACCTCAAGATCAACCAGCTTTTTCTGATCGTCCAGCTTGGTATCAGGCAAAACGTCAGCGTAGGCGTATCCACGCGCCGAGTAAAGATCCGTGATCGTGATGATGTCTTTGCGAAGTTTGGAAATATCATAGATATCGCCAGGCTTCAGCTTAACAACTGACAGCAACTCTTCTTCTGAATAAGTGTCGTCTTCCGTTACTTTGATCTTACCAACCCTGTACTGCGGCCCTTCCTGCACAGGAATCGTAATGTAAATCGCTTTTTCTTTTCGATTAATATCTATCTTGGGGTCCAGAACGCGAACCTTGACGAAACCATGATCCTGGTAATAGGCTTCAATCCTGAGCAGGTCGAGTTTTAATATATCTTTCTTGTAAATCCCCGATTCATCCAGAAAAGACAGAAACGTTTCTGATTCTGTTTCCATCTGGTCTTCCAGGTCATCCGCATCGATCGATTTGTTTCCCTTGAAACGAATTTCTTCGATGCTTACTTTTTCACCTTCCTTGATATGAACTGTGACATTCACAATCCCTTCACGGGAGGCAGTGGTTGTCACCCGGGACTCAGCGAAGAAATAACCTTTTTCCTCATAAACCCCCTTCACCTTCTCAACTGTGTCCTGCACCAGGTGTTCTTTAAAAGTTGCTCCACGCTTGAGAGAAATCGCTTTTCGCAGGTCCTTGTTTTCGACCTGGGTATTCCCGACAAAAGACACATCACCGATCGAAGGAATCTCTTCAACCACGTAAATCACTTCTACCCCGTCTTCAAGAGGACGGGTCTCCACCTTGATATCCTTGAATTGACCCAAACTGAAAATCTGTTCGATATCACGACGCACCGTTGACTTCCTCAACGGCTCGTCTTCCCGCGTTTTGATGTAATAAAGAATGGTGGCGGAGTCAATCCTGTCGTTTCCACGAATTTTTACCGCACGGACAATCTTGTCTGATTCTGCAGAGAACCCTCCTAACCCCTGGGCGGAAACTTCACCCACTAAAAAGGTCACACAGGAAAGGATCAGAAAAAGACAAAGAAAGGGCAGGCGGCCCATAACGGCCGATCGGCTGGAACTAATTGATTTTAATAGAGTTAGAGCCAAATTTCTTCAATTCTAAAAAAAGGCAAAAAAAAGCATCAAGTGTTGGAACCGTAAGTCCTAACAACTCAATAACTTAGTTTTTTGCTGTAAACAGGAACCCCCCAGGGCACAGCCCCTGAAAAATCAGGGGACCGGGTTGAGCGCTCCGGATTTCTCTGCAAAGGACAGCTCGTCTCCAGACAGACTCACTTCAATGACTCCGCCATTTTTGAACCTCCCCTTAAGCATTTCATCCGAAAGCACATCTTCGAGGTGTTTTTGGATAGCCCGCCGCAAGGGACGCGCCCCAAAATTTCTATCGTAGCCCTTCTCAGCCAACCATTTTTTGGCATCTTCGGTCATGTCAATAGTCAAACCCTGCTGAATCAACTGCTCATTAAGCAACTGAATTTGAATATCCAGGATTTTGGTAACCGATTCCAGGCTCAAAGGTTTGAACACGATGGTATCGCTCAACCGGTTCAAGAATTCCGGGTTGAACATTTTTCTCAAATCCTGCTTGAGATCTTTTTCCATTTTTTCAAAACTGAGGTCCTCCTCACCTGAATGAAAACCCATGGACCCCTTATCCAGCATTTTTGAACTGATGTTGGATGTGAGGATAATAACGGTGTTTTTGAAGTCAATCACGCGACCATAACTGTCGGTCAATCGACCATCATCCATGATCTGCAACAGGAGATGAAAAACATCAGAGTTGGCCTTTTCAATTTCATCAAACAGAACCACTGAATATGGCTTGCGACGGACTTTTTCCGTCAACTGACCGCCCTCTTCATAGCCGACATATCCAGGAGGCGCACCGGTCAAACGAGAGACATTGAATTTCTCCATGTACTCAGACATGTCAAGACGGATCAGCGCATCGCGCTGGCCAAACATGAACTCGGCCAGTGCTCCCGCAAGCTCAGTCTTCCCAACACCGGTGGGACCAAGAAACAGGAAGCAACCAATGGGGCGCTTGAGGTCCTTAAGGCCTGATCGCGAACGACGTATGGCCTTGGAGATCGCTTCCACCGCGGTAGGCTGACCCACAACCTTACCGGCAAGCTCTTCCGCCATATTAATAAGACGCGTTGACTCCTTTTCTTCAATTCGGTTGAGCGGGATACCGGTCATACTGGAAACAACAGCGGCGATATCCTCTTCCGAAATCGTGGGCTCTTCAATCTGGTTTTCCTGCTCCCACTTGGTTTTTTCAGCGTCCTGCGCAGCGCGCAACTCCTCTTCCTTGTCACGCAACTCAACCGCTTTTTCAAATTCCTGATTTTCAATACGAATTTTCTTTTCGCGCACCACCGCATCGATCTCACGCTGGATCTTCCGCATATCCGGTGACTGGGTGTGCTTTTTAAGCCGGACCCGCGACCCGGCCTCATCAATAACATCGATCGCCTTATCAGGCAGAAAACGGTCACTGATGTAGCGATCTGCAAAGCGGACGGCTGTTTTGATCGAATCCTCACTGATCTTAACCTTGTGATGCACTTCGTAAGGCACCTTCAGGCCATTGATGATATCGATGGTCTCCTCAACCGAAGGTGGATTAACCACTATTGGCTGAAAACGCCTTTCCAACGCACCATTTTTCTCGATGTATTTTCGATATTCTTCGAGGGTAGTCGCGCCAATACACTGAATCTCACCACGAGACAGCGCCGGCTTCAGCATATTAGAAGCATCGACAGAACCTTCCGCCGCTCCCGCACCAACCAGAGTGTGCAATTCATCGATAAACAGAATGACGCTCTCATTCTGAATGATCTCCTTCATGATCCCCTTGAGCCGGGCCTCAAACTGACCTCGATACTTGGTTCCAGCAATCAACGAACCAAGATCCAGGGAAACCACCCGCTTATCGAAGAGAGAATCTGGAACCTCACGCTCAATAATAAGCTGCGCCAGCCCCTCAACGATAGCCGTCTTACCAACACCCGGCTCACCAATCAGAACAGGGTTGTTTTTGGTACGACGACTCAGAATCTGAATGACCCGCTCAATTTCCTTACTACGGCCGATGATTGGATCCAGCTTGCCCTGCATGGCCATGGCGGTCAGGTCGCGACTGAATTCGTCAAGCGTCGGTGTTTTACCTGCTTCCCGCGTGGCTTCGGATGGCTCGCGGAACATCTCCTCGAGCTTTTCCTTGACGTCATCAAAGTACATTCCAAATCCGTTCAATACACGGCAGGCGACCCCTTCTTTCTCTTTCAACAAACCAAGCAACAGATGCTCGGTGCCTATATAGTTGTGATTCAGGGAACGAGCCTCTTCAACCGCAAACTCCAGAACCTTTTTGGCACGTGAAGTAAATGGAATATCCCCAATCACCAGGGAATTTGAACTTCGCGGAAGGTTTTTTTCGAGCTCAGATTTTATCTGATTCAGATCAACACCAGACTTTTGGAGCAATGCAACCGCAATCCCTCCGCCATCCTTGATGATACCTTGCAGAATATGCTCGGTCCCTAAATACTCATGCCTGTATAATTCAGCCTCTT contains:
- a CDS encoding OmpH family outer membrane protein, whose product is MKGLKRLFLLTTVAMCLVLSVTPPAFSAKEKDPKIGFINIKKAVADTNEFKRIKADFDRRFEKEQKTIAAREEKVKKLLEELNKQGFVLSPELKKQKEANFINEKKSLERYVQDKNEEFSQMEKEITAKITKRMLDVIKNLGKKRKFTLIIEKAATFYFDNAQDVTKTAVSAYNKSYK
- the fabZ gene encoding 3-hydroxyacyl-ACP dehydratase FabZ — its product is MLDIEDIKKHLPHRPPFLLVDRVIECDDESRIVGIKNVTINEPFFVGHFPQFHVMPGVLIVEALAQVGCILGRRILKPDGDPIVLFMGIDEVKFRKPVVPGDTLRLEMVKIKQRKELFRFQGQAFVDDNLVTQGIFQAMMKDPDSI
- the lpxA gene encoding acyl-ACP--UDP-N-acetylglucosamine O-acyltransferase, which translates into the protein MNIHPQAIVHPDAELGEGVSVGPFTLIGKGVRIGQGCEIGSHVVIESGTEIGPNCRIFQGASLGGEPQVAGFDQSIKSSVRVGESTVIREYVTVHRSMYEGKATEVGSHVMLMAYSHLGHDCKVADNVVIVNQTGLSGHVEIGEHAFVSGMVGAHQFVRIGAHCMVGGFSVVRQDVLPYSLVEGVPLRLVSTNSVGLRRRNFRPPIRAGLKKAFTILKDNDLNTSQAVERIKSEIENTYEIRYLMNFIEASSRGIIK
- the lpxB gene encoding lipid-A-disaccharide synthase — encoded protein: MTSSQSNRVLIIAGEASGDLHGGGLVKAFREKHLNIEFEGVGGQAMKAAGVKILSGIEGLGAVGFVELIGTLFRHLTLFFDLRRRIARGDYRAAILINYPAFNLILAGVCKQFDCPALFYIGPQIWASRSGRIHRIKKYVTKMYVVLPFEEEIYKSAGVPVAFLGHPFVDLVKPRQSLEATQDELNLKPGTPVVGLLPGSRKSEIRYLLDDMMKAAVLIKKEIADCQFLLPVADTIDESEISRRIEPYPVEVLLVPGKNYEVMQASDILILASGSATLEAALFTCPQVIIYRVNPVSYALLSWLVKIKWFGLVNIVAEEEVAPELLNEQVTPERLATEALKVLKDPTIRNTIRNRMAGVRDSLGTPGVVYRVAADMAKEMGLETNPH
- a CDS encoding LpxI family protein, translated to MESSAQLIGLIAGAGEVPVYFAEKAKAQGIRIVSISLTKDISQLLEPLVEKNFNINIGQPGKMLKAFKNEDVTGIVIMGKIEKSMIFRIQMLDMEALKFIKALKNHQDKSFMLSVIDRIKELGGTVLDQKELVPELFPEKGVITRKQPSEKIMTDIRFGMPIARSMADQEIGQTIVVRNETVIAVEAVEGTDKAIERGCEFSNGGCSVVKVSRTNQDYRFDAPGVGPHTIELMIKGKASALALEAGRVMLINRKKVVDMADAAGLSIVCI
- a CDS encoding lysophospholipid acyltransferase family protein; translation: MKQILIKYILPYLAYLLLQVWCRTLRVTNLSPENEEYFENLPGRYIMTHWHSRIFFLLFYFRGRKDWNILVSPSQDAEVLARLGVLLGYTVVRGSSYKNTLAASKELLKALKRDERVVVVADGSRGPRHVAQVGSVQLSRITGAPLIPMTFGASPRHEFNSWDRFVLPLPFSKCTLNFGHPITLPKKADDRLLAQKQKELDEALNQITEAVD
- a CDS encoding Gfo/Idh/MocA family oxidoreductase, with the protein product MKTFRIGVIGVGKMGEYHVGVLSEQSAAELTLVADNNEQRAQEIGKRYNVPFVTRAEDAIGKVDGVVIAVPTVLHFSTAKLFLDAGVHVLLEKPCAHDLAQAQELFRLAEGKNLTLHIGHVERFNGAVQELHKIVDEPLYVECKRTGPFPQRNIEDGVVMDVMIHDIDIVLNLVKSRVSRIQVMGRSIFSDRDDLVNVQLQFENGTVANILASRASQNKERTLCVTLKDSYVILDYTDQEIYVHRQSSSEHQMNKGSLRYKQESLVERIFVHKDNPLKHEILHFIDCASNGSPRHSSVDRELYSLEIALKIVEQFKEQQQLA
- the bamA gene encoding outer membrane protein assembly factor BamA, producing the protein MGRLPFLCLFLILSCVTFLVGEVSAQGLGGFSAESDKIVRAVKIRGNDRIDSATILYYIKTREDEPLRKSTVRRDIEQIFSLGQFKDIKVETRPLEDGVEVIYVVEEIPSIGDVSFVGNTQVENKDLRKAISLKRGATFKEHLVQDTVEKVKGVYEEKGYFFAESRVTTTASREGIVNVTVHIKEGEKVSIEEIRFKGNKSIDADDLEDQMETESETFLSFLDESGIYKKDILKLDLLRIEAYYQDHGFVKVRVLDPKIDINRKEKAIYITIPVQEGPQYRVGKIKVTEDDTYSEEELLSVVKLKPGDIYDISKLRKDIITITDLYSARGYAYADVLPDTKLDDQKKLVDLEVKVNRGRKVYVGEINIAGNTKTRDNVIRREFRIQEGQLFDSLALKRTKQRINNLQFFEDVKIDTHRGKESDLIDINTTVTERPTGSLSLGAGFSSVENFIFNASITQDNLFGRGQRLNFSTDLSSRRTNFNLNFTDPRIFDSTISLGVDLFSRQSNSFSFEQLSTGAGLRFGKSLGEYNWVGLAYQFQEVEVTNIQAIDISSDFRNGTFTTSRIQPTLIRDTRDNFLNPSNGQRHVLRFDVAGGVLGGSDFIKSSYEVSYYYPLIEKLVFAAHAEIKIGDGYNNQELPLFERYFMGGASSLRGFTIQEVGPRNSVGSVLGGDQSLLFNLELQYPITNEFRLFGFYDRGNVYGSGFDISRTAEVIDIGEMRHSTGAGVRFLSPFGPIGVAYGFKLDQRTGESSGEFHFSAGSAF
- a CDS encoding P-II family nitrogen regulator encodes the protein MKKVEAIIKPFKLDEVKDKLNEIGIKGITVSEVKGFGRQKGHTELYRGAEYVVDFLPKIKVEIIIPDSQVDDVINTIMKGAQTGRIGDGKIFVTNLEDVIRIRTGERGEDAI
- a CDS encoding OmpH family outer membrane protein, producing the protein MSGIRTVLSGTRVLASMVAIVALILALGNPVQAAGVRVGFIDIQEAVAGTKEFKRVFTQFRSHFQKEKKLITQRENKIKAMLEDINKQGTILKDAEKRRKEERFLKEKKSFERYVQDKNEEFQRKEKEITDSILRKMLEILKKIGKERKYTMILEKKAVFYSDTAADLTKIATKTYDRIHK